A genomic region of Homalodisca vitripennis isolate AUS2020 chromosome 5, UT_GWSS_2.1, whole genome shotgun sequence contains the following coding sequences:
- the LOC124362404 gene encoding glutaredoxin-C4-like isoform X3 produces MNSAAAEFVKATISSDTVVIFSKTYCPYCKMAKEVFNNLKHKYTLIELDQREDGSEMQDVLGELTGARSVPRVFVKGKFVGGGTDVQALYNKGELQLMLAA; encoded by the exons ATGAACAGTGCTGCCGCAGAGTTCGTCAAGGCTACCATCTCAAGTGACACAGTGGTCATCTTCTCCAAGACCTACTGCCCATACTGCAAAATGGCTAAAGAA GTCTTCAACAACTTGAAGCACAAGTACACGCTGATTGAACTGGACCAGAGAGAAGACGGTTCAGAGATGCAAGATGTTCTTGGGGAGTTAACTGGAGCCCGAAGT gtgcCTCGTGTCTTTGTGAAAGGAAAGTTTGTTGGAGGTGGCACAGATGTTCAAGCCTTATACAACAAAGGAGAACTTCAGCTGATGTTGGCAGCGTGA
- the LOC124362404 gene encoding glutaredoxin-C4-like isoform X2, with protein MGTGASKAINMNSAAAEFVKATISSDTVVIFSKTYCPYCKMAKEVFNNLKHKYTLIELDQREDGSEMQDVLGELTGARSVPRVFVKGKFVGGGTDVQALYNKGELQLMLAA; from the exons ATGGGTACAGGTGCCAGCAAAGCTATCAACATGAACAGTGCTGCCGCAGAGTTCGTCAAGGCTACCATCTCAAGTGACACAGTGGTCATCTTCTCCAAGACCTACTGCCCATACTGCAAAATGGCTAAAGAA GTCTTCAACAACTTGAAGCACAAGTACACGCTGATTGAACTGGACCAGAGAGAAGACGGTTCAGAGATGCAAGATGTTCTTGGGGAGTTAACTGGAGCCCGAAGT gtgcCTCGTGTCTTTGTGAAAGGAAAGTTTGTTGGAGGTGGCACAGATGTTCAAGCCTTATACAACAAAGGAGAACTTCAGCTGATGTTGGCAGCGTGA
- the LOC124362404 gene encoding glutaredoxin-C4-like isoform X1, giving the protein MKLYAIFLLIILVIGASKAINMNSAAAEFVKATISSDTVVIFSKTYCPYCKMAKEVFNNLKHKYTLIELDQREDGSEMQDVLGELTGARSVPRVFVKGKFVGGGTDVQALYNKGELQLMLAA; this is encoded by the exons ATGAAattatatgcaatttttttaCTGATAATTCTGGTGATTG GTGCCAGCAAAGCTATCAACATGAACAGTGCTGCCGCAGAGTTCGTCAAGGCTACCATCTCAAGTGACACAGTGGTCATCTTCTCCAAGACCTACTGCCCATACTGCAAAATGGCTAAAGAA GTCTTCAACAACTTGAAGCACAAGTACACGCTGATTGAACTGGACCAGAGAGAAGACGGTTCAGAGATGCAAGATGTTCTTGGGGAGTTAACTGGAGCCCGAAGT gtgcCTCGTGTCTTTGTGAAAGGAAAGTTTGTTGGAGGTGGCACAGATGTTCAAGCCTTATACAACAAAGGAGAACTTCAGCTGATGTTGGCAGCGTGA